Proteins encoded together in one Telopea speciosissima isolate NSW1024214 ecotype Mountain lineage chromosome 4, Tspe_v1, whole genome shotgun sequence window:
- the LOC122659242 gene encoding uncharacterized protein LOC122659242 has translation MDRSWIHRSRDRIFRAGDQYEAGVNGFLDFAFSTVPIGEKISCPCIICINRRLGTRDEVFEHLIVDGIMAGYTVWSSHGEVIPSNTTIIENIVVDEEDEEDEEIVNINDILQDVFPGEAFEGAGGSSTSGHIEGIGNESEKLDRLMQEAEKALYPECNEFTKLSFTVALYHIKCLCSWSDKSFSMLLDLLKKALPQNNTLLNSLYEAKKMLKDLGLSYNKIDACPNDCMLYWKDASNEKSCLKCGASRYSPKSKAPAKTLRHFPLIPRLQRLYKSSVTSSEMRWHKDGRMDDGKIRHPADAEAWKDFDRLHPTFSADPRNVRLGLSSDGFNPFNDIKNSYSIWPVIVVPYNLPPWKCMKQTSFMLTLLIPGKNQPENDIDVYLQPLIDELKLLWDGVDTYDSLKKESFHLRACLLWTINDFPAYANLSGWSTKGALACPCCNKETMSTWLKHSHKQCYLGHRRFLEGNHKFRLDKRGFNGCVEFGVAPQPLSGIASLAQMEGVEFPTFGKESDKNDTGKRKRVGARTELPFNWKKRSVFFELPYWKHNLLRHNLDVMHIEKNVCDNIIGTLLELKDRSKDKLEARLDLQDMNIRPSLHPQRIEGSTKVIIPPASYTMSKVEKEQFCKALDGLKVPDGYSGNLSRCVKVTERDMSGMKSHDCHVLMQQLLPLSIRVHPTKNVKLVLLSLCAFFRCVCAKVAKIEDLNQLEADCSKTLCNLERIFPPTFFDVMVHLMVHLPREILLGGPVHYRWMYPFERFNKTLKDYMRNARHPEGSIAEGYIANECLQFCAPHIKGLETRLTRPKRNVDNEHLQVEQQHWVFSCKGRPLGRAAMVRLEWKEIVQAHRYVLLHYEPINTYRKLHLEELKENLGHRVRQEQRDKVHAEQFTEWFRSHVDKLRESGEIIPPIIQRLAQGPNWEVKKYKGYILNGIRFHTKDREANRRTQNSGVLVTSITSSNPRRRDTQPCDGNVHYYSVLKEVVEMEYSADLKVMLFHYDWVETRDRAVFKEPIGFTRVNFNHLMHTGRHLSDDPFVFPSQAEQVFYVSDPLNKGWAIALSASVRDVFDMNVVVEEYFTQDYQHMNMQTRDLRRVNIGGVDLSWERTDLEGTTVDATLQ, from the exons ATGGATAGGAGTTGGATTCATAGATCACGAGATCGTATATTCCGTGCGGGTGATCAATATGAAGCTGGTGTAAATGGTTTCCTGGACTTTGCTTTTTCCACAGTACCCATAGGGGAGAAGATTTCATGCCCGTGTATAATTTGCATTAATCGACGACTAGGAACACGAGATGAAGTGTTTGAGCACTTGATAGTTGATGGAATTATGGCTGGCTATACGGTGTGGAGTTCCCATGGGGAAGTTATACCTTCAAATACCACAATAATAGAAAACATTGTggttgatgaagaagatgaagaagatgaagagattgTTAACATAAATGACATACTTCAAGATGTGTTTCCTGGTGAAGCCTTTGAAGGAGCTGGTGGTAGTAGCACAAGTGGACACATAGAGGGAATAGGAAATGAGTCAGAAAAATTGGATAGATTGATGCAAGAAGCAGAGAAAGCATTGTATCCAGAATGCAACGAGTTCACAAAATTGTCATTTACTGTTGCACTATATCACATAAAGTGCCTATGCAGTTGGAGTGACAAGTCCTTCTCTATGTTGttggatttattgaagaaagcaCTACCACAAAATAATACCTTGCTGAATTCTTTATATGAAGCAAAGAAGATGCTTAAAGATTTGGGACTCAGTTACAACAAGATCGATGCATGCCCTAACGATTGTATGCTATATTGGAAGGATGCATCTAATGAAAAGTCTTGTCTCAAATGTGGGGCATCAAGATATTCACCCAAATCCAAAGCTCCAGCAAAAACATTACGCCACTTTCCTCTGATACCAAGGCTTCAAAGATTATATAAGTCATCAGTAACATCATCTGAAATGAGATGGCATAAAGATGGACGTATGGATGATGGAAAAATACGTCATCCTGCAGATGCAGAAGCATGGAAGGATTTTGACAGACTGCATCCAACTTTTAGTGCGGATCCCCGAAATGTTAGGTTGGGGCTTTCAAGTGATGGATTTAATCCTTTTAATGATATTAAGAATTCATATAGCATTTGGCCTGTTATTGTGGTGCCATATAATCTGCCACCATGGAAGTGCATGAAACAAACATCGTTCATGTTGACATTACTAATTCCAGGTAAAAATCAGCCTGAAAATGATATAGATGTTTATTTACAGCCTTTGATTGATGAATTAAAATTATTGTGGGATGGTGTTGACACCTATGATTCATTGAAGAAAGAGTCATTCCATTTACGTGCCTGCCTCTTATGGACAATCAACGACTTTCCTGCATATGCCAATCTTTCAGGCTGGAGCACCAAGGGTGCATTGGCGTGCCCTTGTTGCAACAAAGAGACCATGTCAACTTGGTTGAAACACAGCCATAAGCAATGTTACCTAGGCCATCGTCGATTCCTAGAAGGAAATCATAAATTTCGATTGGATAAGAGAGGTTTCAATGGTTGTGTTGAGTTTGGGGTAGCACCACAGCCCCTTTCAGGCATTGCTTCGCTAGCTCAAATGGAAGGTGTAGAATTTCCTACATTTGGTAAGGAATCTGATAAGAATGATACCGGTAAACGAAAGAGAGTTGGAGCTCGAACTGAACTACCTTTTAATTGGAAGAAGAGAAGTGTATTCTTTGAGTTGCCATATTGGAAGCATAATCTACTCCGTCATAATCTGGATGTCATGCATATAGAAAAGAATGTGTGTGACAACATCATTGGTACACTGTTGGAATTAAAAGATAGATCAAAGGATAAGTTGGAGGCCCGACTAGATTTGCAAGACATGAACATTAGACCATCTTTGCATCCGCAGAGGATAGAGGGGAGCACTAAAGTGATTATACCTCCAGCAAGCTATACAATGTCTAAGGTAGAAAAAGAACAGTTTTGCAAAGCTTTAGATGGTTTGAAGGTGCCTGATGGGTATTCTGGAAATCTATCACGTTGTGTGAAAGTTACTGAAAGGGATATGTCTGGAATGAAGAGCCATGATTGTCATGTTTTAATGCAACAACTCCTTCCTCTATCAATACGGGTACATCCAACGAAGAATGTTAAGTtggtgttgttgtcattgtGCGCTTTCTTTCGATGTGTATGTGCGAAAGTTGCTAAAATCGAAGATTTGAACCAACTTGAAGCCGATTGCAGTAAAACCCTATGCAATCTAGAGAGGATCTTCCCTCCTACATTCTTTGATGTTATGGTTCATCTAATGGTTCATTTACCACGGGAGATATTATTGGGTGGACCCGTCCACTATAGGTGGATGTATCCTTTTGAAAG GTTCAACAAGACCCTCAAGGATTACATGCGTAATGCAAGGCACCCAGAAGGGTCTATTGCAGAGGGATACATTGCAAATGAATGTTTACAATTTTGTGCTCCGCATATCAAAGGACTCGAGACCCGATTAACCCGTCCAAAGAGGAATGTTGATAACGAACATCTACAGGTAGAGCAGCAACATTGGGTATTCTCATGCAAAGGTAGACCATTAGGGCGTGCTGCGATGGTGCGATTAGAGTGGAAAGAGATTGTACAAGCGCATCGATATGTTCTATTGCATTACGAACCCATTAATACATATCGAAA GCTCCATTTGGAAGAGCTAAAAGAGAACCTAGGCCATAGGGTTCGACAAGAACAAAGAGATAAGGTGCATGCAGAGCAATTCACAGAATGGTTTAGAAGTCAT GTGGACAAGCTACGCGAAAGTGGAGAAATCATACCTCCCATTATTCAAAGGCTAGCCCAGGGTCCCAATTGGGAAGTAAAAAAGTATAAGGGGTACATATTGAATGGTATACGTTTCCACACCAAGGATCGTGAAGCTAATCGACGAACCCAAAATAGCGGCGTCTTAGTAACCTCAATAACATCAAGCAACCCTCGTCGTAGAGATACTCAACCTTGTGATGGAAATGTGCATTACTATAGTGTGTTGAAGGAAGTTGTTGAGATGGAATATTCAGCGGACCTAAAAGTAATGCTATTCCATTATGATTGGGTTGAAACAAGGGATAGGGCAGTGTTCAAAGAACCTATTGGCTTTACACGGGTGAACTTCAATCATTTAATGCATACCGGTCGACATTTATCTGATGACCCATTTGTCTTTCCTAGCCAAGCAGAGCAAGTATTTTATGTGTCAGACCCCCTCAACAAAGGCTGGGCTATTGCTCTCAGTGCATCAGTGCGCGATGTGTTTGATATGAATGTTGTTGTGGAAGAATACTTTACTCAAGATTATCAACATATGAACATGCAGACTAGGGATCTGAGACGAGTAAATATTGGTGGTGTTGATCTTAGTTGGGAAAGGACAGACTTAGAAGGAACAACAGTTGATGCAACTCTCCAATAA